In Arvicola amphibius chromosome 1, mArvAmp1.2, whole genome shotgun sequence, one DNA window encodes the following:
- the LOC119821631 gene encoding ubiquitin carboxyl-terminal hydrolase 17-like protein A, translating to MEAAQRHSEGESHSKASPACKFSTNTVDPEVSLCSYPSAGSARADPAAPDLRPDEGQVAAELAARAKPRVSWERSHGVGAGLQNTGNSCYLNAALQCLTHTPPLANYMLSREHSQSCYHQGGCPMCAMEAQVIQSFRHSGEVMQPSEQLTGAFHKYKQEDAHEFLMFTLNAMHESCLRGSKHSEAPSENNTPIHAIFGGSWRSQIKCLHCQDTSDSLNPFLDISLDIHEAQSVNQALEDLVQAEVLYGDNAYHCDHCQGKTTASKTLTIQTAPKVLLLVLNRFSVFTGDKVDRKVSYPEFLDLQPYMTEPNRGPSVYVLYAVLVHAGLTCHSGHYFCYVRAGNGKWYKMDDSDVARCDVTSVLSEPAYVLFYIRETELEKDSVIGPVGTVGQHRQRKLNRGSRVGTAEPHRPVESTAAKEISLDQWKALQEHSRPKPALKIRKTESTLPVDAVVIHQPRHRGHWDTSGPDMENCPLHNSDRFLPAQRAMGTQGGRSRAKKKKQGWRPLVV from the coding sequence ATGGAGGCAGCCCAGCGACACTCAGAAGGTGAATCTCACAGTAAGGCCTCTCCAGCTTGCAAGTTCTCGACCAACACTGTTGATCCTGAAGTCTCCTTGTGTTCTTATCCTTCAGCAGGTTCAGCCAGGGCAGATCCTGCCGCCCCAGACCTGCGTCCAGATGAAGGTCAAGTGGCAGCAGAGCTGGCTGCCAGGGCCAAGCCCAGAGTGAGTTGGGAGAGATCCCATGGCGTGGGCGCAGGTCTCCAGAACACTGGCAACAGTTGCTACCTTAATGCAGCCTTGCAGTGTTTGACACACACGCCACCTCTTGCCAACTACATGCTCTCCCGAGAGCACTCTCAAAGCTGCTATCACCAGGGAGGCTGTCCAATGTGTGCCATGGAAGCTCAAGTGATCCAGAGTTTCCGCCACTCCGGGGAGGTCATGCAGCCCTCAGAGCAGCTGACTGGCGCCTTCCACAAGTACAAGCAGGAAGATGCCCACGAGTTTCTGATGTTCACCTTGAATGCCATGCATGAATCCTGCCTTCGAGGGAGCAAGCACTCAGAAGCCCCGTCTGAGAACAACACCCCTATCCATGCGATATTTGGAGGCTCATGGAGATCTCAGATCAAGTGTCTCCACTGCCAGGACACCTCAGATTCCTTGAACCCGTTCCTGGACATATCCCTGGATATCCACGAAGCTCAGAGTGTGAATCAAGCCTTGGAAGATTTAGTGCAGGCCGAAGTGCTGTATGGGGACAATGCCTACCACTGTGACCATTGCCAGGGGAAGACGACAGCTTCGAAGACCTTGACCATACAAACTGCCCCGAAGGTTCTCCTGCTGGTCTTGAATCGCTTCTCAGTTTTCACGGGGGACAAAGTGGACAGAAAAGTGAGCTACCCTGAGTTCCTTGACCTGCAGCCATACATGACTGAGCCTAATAGAGGACCGTCGGTCTATGTACTCTATGCCGTGCTGGTCCATGCCGGTTTGACTTGTCACAGTGGACATTACTTCTGTTATGTCAGAGCTGGCAATGGGAAGTGGTATAAGATGGACGATTCTGACGTCGCCAGGTGTGATGTGACTTCTGTCCTGAGTGAGCCTGCGTATGTGCTCTTCTATATACGGGAGACTGAACTCGAAAAGGACAGTGTTATTGGGCCAGTAGGCACAGTTGGCCAACACCGACAGAGAAAGCTCAACAGAGGATCTCGTGTGGGAACTGCAGAGCCACACAGGCCCGTGGAGAGCACTGCAGCCAAAGAAATCTCCTTAGACCAGTGGAAAGCGCTTCAGGAACACAGCCGGCCGAAACCCGCGCTGAAAATCAGGAAAACTGAGTCCACTCTGCCTGTTGATGCGGTTGTTATTCACCAGCCCAGACACAGAGGCCACTGGGACACGAGTGGTCCCGACATGGAGAATTGCCCACTTCACAATTCAGACAGGTTCCTGCCTGCTCAGAGAGCCATGGGCACTCAGGGAGGAAGATCCAGAGccaagaagaagaagcaaggGTGGAGGCCTCTGGTTGTTTAA
- the LOC119827229 gene encoding olfactory receptor 52N2-like, which produces MSGANTSSLTPVYFILNGIPGLEAAHIWISLPFCFMYLIAVTGNCGLIYLIIHEEVLHRPMYYFLALLSATDISGCHTIVPSMLCIFWFSLKEIGFNACLVQMFFIHMLTGMESGVLMLMAFDRYVAICYPLRYSTILTNTVITKAGLATLIRSVLLMIPFTFLIKRLPYCRGNLIHHTYCDHMAVAKLSCGNIKINAIYGLIAAVFIGGFDMFCISMSYIMIIHAVVKLSSADARHKAFSTCTSHICAIVITYVPAFFNFFTHRFGGSTIPHHVHIFIANLYLLLPPTLNPIVYGVKTKQIREAVIKLFVKQKYI; this is translated from the coding sequence ATGAGTGGGGCCAACACCTCCAGCCTGACACCAGTTTACTTTATCCTGAACGGGATTCCCGGGTTGGAAGCCGCACACATCTGGATCTCCCTGCCATTCTGCTTTATGTACCTCATTGCTGTCACAGGCAACTGTGGACTTATCTACCTCATCATCCATGAGGAGGTCCTCCACCGGCCTATGTACTACTTTCTAGCCTTGCTCTCTGCTACAGATATTTCTGGGTGCCATACAATTGTCCCCAGTATGTTATGCATCTTTTGGTTCAGTCTCAAGGAGATTGGTTTCAATGCCTGCCTTGTACAGATGTTTTTTATCCACATGTTGACAGGCATGGAGTCTGGTGTGCTCATGCTTATGGCTTTCGACCGCTACGTGGCTATATGCTATCCATTACGCTATTCCACCATCCTCACCAACACTGTGATCACCAAAGCTGGATTGGCGACACTCATCCGAAGTGTGTTACTCATGATCCCCTTTACTTTCCTGATTAAGCGTCTTCCATACTGTAGAGGAAACCTCATCCACCATACTTATTGtgaccacatggctgtggccaaACTATCTTGTGGCAATATTAAGATTAATGCTATCTATGGTCTTATAGCTGCTGTATTTATTGGGGGCTTTGATATGTTCTGTATTTCCATGTCTTATATCATGATTATCCATGCTGTAGTGAAGCTGTCTTCTGCAGATGCTCGCCATAAAGCTTTCAGTACCTGCACATCACACATATGTGCTATAGTTATCACGTATGTCCCAGCCTTCTTCAACTTCTTCACTCATCGCTTTGGGGGAAGCACTATACCTCATCATGTCCACATTTTTATAGCCAACCTgtacctgctgctgcctcccacctTGAATCCAATTGTGTATGGTGTAAAGACCAAGCAGATCCGTGAAGCAGTCATCAAACTGTTtgttaaacaaaaatatatttga